In the genome of Bryobacteraceae bacterium, one region contains:
- a CDS encoding ClpX C4-type zinc finger protein, with translation MARVLPLEGMIDASFLDQGYSADPAEPLYAEFHRNGSLKLFRSGPGGAAGKTIVLSLDPRGASGRLETMDVALEPSEDSDGEDFASWVRSAIQRVYERNQGIVRCAFCEKSAAEVATLIAGPTSYICNDCISVCAKILAEQ, from the coding sequence GTGGCGCGTGTGCTTCCATTGGAAGGGATGATCGACGCGAGCTTTCTTGACCAGGGGTATTCCGCTGACCCGGCCGAGCCCCTGTACGCTGAGTTTCACCGGAACGGGTCGCTGAAATTGTTCCGCAGCGGTCCGGGAGGGGCGGCCGGAAAGACGATCGTGCTGTCGCTGGACCCCCGCGGCGCGAGCGGTCGCCTGGAGACAATGGACGTAGCACTCGAGCCGAGCGAGGACTCTGACGGGGAAGACTTCGCATCATGGGTCCGCTCGGCGATCCAGCGCGTCTACGAGCGCAACCAGGGCATTGTACGCTGCGCGTTTTGCGAGAAGTCGGCGGCGGAGGTGGCCACGCTGATCGCCGGGCCAACGTCTTATATCTGCAACGACTGTATTTCGGTGTGCGCGAAGATCCTCGCCGAGCAGTAA
- a CDS encoding Gfo/Idh/MocA family oxidoreductase, whose product MNSKSTTLSRRQVFGAAAAIATARFPILGANERVNLGIVGLGGRGADHINFYGTLDADARIAAVCDVNQAARERAVARVKGAKGHSPTEFSDMRKLFESKEVDAVSIATPNHWHALAMIWACQAGKDVYVEKPASHNIFEAGQMVNAARKYKRMVQVGSQSRSIAHKQKAMKLIADGAIGQVYHARGLCFRRRFSIGHTPDEAVPAGLDWSFFLGPAQMKPYSKNKFAYNWHWFWDTGNGDIGNQGVHEMDINLWGLGRTGWPKQVSATGGKYAWQDDQETPNTQSASFDFGDAYMTFDTRNLPTPPEGLIGMRGPNYTGNIFVGSAGFLIVDSTGFELYKSTIGNLTREQATGAGAGGREKYEKAMEAKPEEARQWDTQPHMKNFLDAVRSRDYTKLNAEIEIGARAAAYCHLANISYRVGRTLQVSQSTGRFIGDEEANGLRTRNYRAPYVIGADI is encoded by the coding sequence ATGAACAGCAAATCCACGACCCTTTCGCGCCGGCAGGTCTTCGGCGCGGCGGCTGCGATCGCCACGGCACGATTCCCCATTCTTGGCGCCAATGAGCGGGTGAATCTCGGCATCGTCGGGTTGGGCGGCCGCGGCGCCGATCACATCAACTTCTACGGCACGCTCGACGCCGACGCGCGCATCGCTGCCGTTTGTGACGTGAATCAGGCGGCGCGCGAACGCGCCGTCGCGCGAGTGAAGGGCGCCAAGGGCCACTCGCCGACCGAATTTTCCGACATGCGGAAGCTGTTCGAGTCCAAGGAGGTGGACGCGGTATCGATCGCGACGCCAAACCATTGGCACGCGTTGGCGATGATATGGGCCTGCCAGGCGGGCAAGGACGTGTACGTGGAGAAGCCGGCGAGTCACAACATTTTCGAGGCCGGGCAGATGGTCAACGCGGCCCGGAAGTACAAGCGGATGGTGCAGGTGGGTTCGCAGAGCCGGTCCATCGCGCACAAGCAGAAGGCGATGAAGTTGATTGCCGACGGCGCGATCGGGCAGGTGTATCACGCGCGCGGCCTGTGTTTCCGGCGGCGGTTCTCGATCGGCCACACGCCGGACGAAGCCGTTCCGGCCGGGCTCGATTGGAGCTTCTTCCTCGGTCCGGCGCAGATGAAGCCGTATTCGAAGAACAAGTTCGCCTACAACTGGCACTGGTTCTGGGATACCGGCAACGGCGACATCGGCAACCAGGGCGTCCATGAGATGGATATCAATCTCTGGGGCCTCGGGCGCACCGGTTGGCCGAAGCAGGTGTCTGCCACTGGCGGCAAGTACGCCTGGCAGGACGACCAGGAGACTCCCAACACGCAGTCGGCAAGTTTCGACTTCGGCGACGCGTACATGACGTTCGACACGCGGAACCTACCCACGCCGCCCGAGGGCTTGATCGGGATGCGTGGGCCTAACTACACCGGCAACATTTTCGTCGGGAGCGCCGGGTTTTTGATCGTCGATTCCACCGGCTTCGAGTTGTACAAGAGCACGATCGGGAACCTCACCCGCGAGCAGGCCACCGGGGCCGGAGCGGGCGGCCGCGAAAAGTACGAGAAGGCCATGGAAGCCAAACCCGAGGAAGCCCGGCAATGGGACACGCAGCCACATATGAAGAACTTCCTCGACGCTGTTCGGTCCCGCGACTATACGAAGCTGAATGCCGAGATTGAGATCGGAGCGCGTGCCGCGGCGTACTGCCACTTGGCGAATATTTCATACCGGGTGGGGCGGACCTTGCAGGTTTCGCAATCGACGGGGCGGTTCATAGGCGATGAAGAAGCCAACGGACTTCGGACGCGGAACTACCGGGCTCCCTATGTGATCGGCGCAGATATTTAA
- a CDS encoding PQQ-binding-like beta-propeller repeat protein, producing the protein MRFTVWFLSGVALLGAAEWPQFRGAESNPISADTRLPDKWSATENVEWSTAVPGRGWSSPIVSKGRIFLTTVVTDGESKKPQTGTEYSNQYVAELQKQGLDEKEIMARVMARDFELPHEVNLRYFLYCLDLATGAVRWKREFHSGHPPGGRHRKNSFTSETPVTDGSAIYVYTGNVGLHAFDFDGKQLWRTPVEANPIYLEFGTAASPVLHGDRIFIVSDNQERQYAAAFDKRTGKQVWRANRDIGETTGSRMRSAWTTPYIWKNKVRTELVTVGPKTAISYDLEGKELWRLNGVAASPIPSPFATGGLLYLNGGRGKPLFAIRPGATGDITLGEGARSNVSIAWTERRSGVYLPTPVAYEGALYVLGETGIFSRIDAATGKLTYRARLDDNAGSFTVSPWAYNGRIFCLNEDGRTFVVAAGEEFQLLRTNDLDDFSMASPAIAGDRLLVRTESTLYSFRTRSAPK; encoded by the coding sequence ATGAGATTTACCGTCTGGTTCCTTAGTGGCGTCGCGCTGCTCGGTGCCGCCGAATGGCCGCAGTTTCGCGGCGCGGAGTCGAACCCCATTTCCGCCGACACGCGTCTCCCCGACAAATGGTCCGCCACGGAGAATGTCGAGTGGAGCACGGCGGTCCCCGGACGCGGCTGGTCTTCGCCGATCGTGAGCAAGGGGCGCATCTTTCTCACGACGGTGGTTACCGACGGTGAGTCCAAGAAGCCGCAAACCGGCACGGAGTACAGCAACCAATACGTCGCTGAACTTCAGAAGCAGGGGCTCGACGAAAAGGAGATCATGGCCCGTGTGATGGCCCGTGACTTCGAACTGCCGCACGAAGTCAATCTCCGCTACTTTCTCTACTGCCTGGATCTGGCTACCGGCGCTGTCCGCTGGAAGCGGGAATTCCACTCCGGCCACCCACCCGGCGGACGCCATCGCAAGAACAGCTTCACATCCGAGACTCCGGTCACGGACGGCAGCGCCATCTACGTCTACACGGGCAATGTCGGCTTGCACGCATTCGACTTCGACGGAAAACAACTCTGGCGCACGCCGGTTGAAGCCAACCCGATCTATCTCGAATTCGGCACGGCGGCCTCACCCGTGCTCCACGGCGACCGCATCTTCATCGTCTCCGACAATCAGGAACGGCAGTACGCAGCGGCGTTCGACAAGCGCACCGGCAAGCAGGTTTGGCGCGCTAACCGCGATATCGGTGAGACCACAGGATCTCGCATGCGCTCCGCCTGGACCACACCCTACATTTGGAAGAACAAGGTCCGCACGGAGCTAGTCACGGTGGGCCCGAAGACCGCCATCAGCTACGACCTCGAAGGGAAAGAGCTTTGGCGATTGAACGGAGTCGCCGCGAGCCCGATCCCGTCGCCATTCGCCACCGGCGGCCTGCTGTATCTGAACGGCGGCCGCGGCAAGCCGTTGTTCGCCATCAGGCCGGGCGCTACCGGCGATATTACGCTGGGCGAGGGAGCACGCTCAAACGTAAGCATCGCATGGACCGAACGGCGGAGCGGCGTCTACCTGCCCACGCCGGTCGCCTACGAAGGCGCGCTCTACGTGCTCGGCGAGACCGGTATCTTCAGCCGCATCGACGCTGCCACGGGCAAGCTCACCTACCGCGCACGCCTCGACGACAACGCGGGATCGTTCACCGTTTCTCCTTGGGCCTACAACGGACGAATCTTCTGCCTCAATGAAGATGGACGGACCTTCGTAGTGGCCGCGGGCGAGGAATTCCAACTCCTCCGCACCAACGACCTCGACGATTTCTCGATGGCCTCACCCGCAATCGCCGGCGATCGCCTGCTGGTGCGGACCGAATCCACGCTGTACTCATTTCGGACACGGTCCGCACCCAAGTGA
- a CDS encoding glycosyltransferase family 39 protein, translating into MTRAAIAAAASCAFAVATGAVFVPLTGIAQDEALFSGGIWGAPTAMLMPYVGATKSWLYKPLYAAISPGVWSVRMPMVLTAAVAVWLLWIASRRALGGFAAACSAVLAATDAVFLLTATYDWGPVALQHLFALATAACFLRFRTTGGAAWLFAAAFAAGLGLWDKALFVWILTGAAGATLAVYPRALRLNPRAAAIALAALLLGAAPLIRYNIRNPWATLRGNVAGDTNDLRGKANLMHWTLDGRALKGWFAAEAGDLPASPLPWLCLATLAGLPWLGERRRPAMWCILAFAIGWLPMLITARTGGAAHHTILLWPLPACLASCGLAALADRGWARTAIAMAAVTCLANIAVLNAYHRDLTTNGPAQPWTDAIFVLADRVRTERPPLAIADDWGINEPLRLLTAGHIPIAIGYGGEPAPVGNPAALHISFVPGRENFPAPPHEGYRRIVQAVIPDNRGNPVYEIYRLVP; encoded by the coding sequence TTGACGCGCGCCGCGATCGCCGCCGCGGCTTCTTGCGCCTTCGCGGTCGCCACAGGAGCCGTGTTCGTTCCGCTCACCGGCATCGCCCAGGACGAAGCATTGTTTAGCGGCGGGATCTGGGGCGCGCCCACGGCGATGCTGATGCCCTACGTGGGCGCGACGAAGTCCTGGCTCTACAAGCCGCTTTATGCCGCGATCTCGCCCGGCGTGTGGTCTGTACGAATGCCGATGGTGCTCACCGCCGCCGTCGCGGTGTGGCTGCTCTGGATCGCCTCCCGGCGCGCGCTCGGTGGCTTCGCCGCCGCCTGCTCCGCCGTCCTGGCCGCAACCGATGCCGTTTTTCTGCTGACCGCCACGTATGACTGGGGTCCGGTGGCGCTCCAGCACCTATTCGCGCTGGCAACGGCGGCGTGCTTCTTGCGATTCCGCACAACCGGCGGCGCGGCTTGGCTCTTCGCCGCTGCCTTCGCGGCCGGACTCGGGCTTTGGGACAAGGCGCTCTTCGTTTGGATCCTCACCGGCGCCGCCGGCGCCACGCTCGCCGTCTATCCGAGAGCCCTTCGCCTAAACCCCCGCGCAGCCGCCATCGCATTAGCCGCACTCCTGCTCGGAGCCGCGCCGCTGATTCGATACAACATCCGAAATCCGTGGGCCACGCTACGCGGCAACGTCGCCGGCGATACGAACGACCTGCGCGGCAAAGCAAACCTCATGCACTGGACCCTCGACGGCCGTGCGTTGAAGGGCTGGTTCGCCGCCGAGGCGGGAGATCTCCCGGCGAGTCCACTGCCGTGGCTCTGCCTGGCGACGCTCGCCGGGTTGCCGTGGCTCGGTGAGCGCCGGCGTCCGGCCATGTGGTGCATACTCGCGTTCGCCATCGGCTGGCTGCCGATGCTCATCACAGCGCGTACCGGCGGCGCCGCGCACCACACGATCCTGCTCTGGCCGCTTCCGGCTTGCCTCGCCTCCTGCGGGCTCGCCGCGCTCGCCGACCGCGGATGGGCCCGCACTGCCATCGCCATGGCCGCCGTCACCTGCCTCGCCAACATCGCCGTGCTTAACGCCTACCACCGCGATCTCACTACCAACGGTCCGGCGCAGCCATGGACCGACGCGATCTTCGTCCTCGCCGATCGAGTGAGAACCGAGCGCCCGCCGCTGGCGATCGCCGACGATTGGGGCATCAACGAGCCGCTACGGCTTCTCACCGCGGGCCACATCCCCATCGCGATCGGCTACGGCGGAGAGCCCGCTCCGGTCGGCAACCCCGCCGCGCTGCACATCTCCTTCGTGCCCGGAAGAGAGAATTTTCCCGCGCCGCCTCACGAAGGCTACCGTCGAATCGTCCAGGCAGTGATCCCCGATAATAGAGGCAACCCTGTCTATGAGATTTACCGTCTGGTTCCTTAG
- a CDS encoding cytochrome C oxidase subunit IV family protein, with protein sequence MTIFVRVWIFLLALTAVEVALAYVQASPGAMLAALLGLSIAKAVYIVAYFMHMKYESRLLRWALFPPVILMILALLMLLPDAARAQCVMCKRTAEAQNAERGRALNSGIVLLFVPAMAVLGGLAVHARRSSRD encoded by the coding sequence ATGACGATCTTCGTTCGAGTCTGGATCTTTCTGCTCGCGCTTACCGCAGTCGAAGTAGCGCTCGCCTACGTGCAAGCGAGCCCCGGAGCGATGCTCGCGGCGCTTCTCGGTCTGTCGATCGCCAAGGCGGTGTACATCGTCGCCTATTTCATGCACATGAAGTACGAAAGCCGCCTGCTGCGATGGGCGTTGTTCCCTCCCGTGATCCTTATGATCCTGGCGCTGCTGATGCTGCTCCCCGACGCCGCGCGCGCCCAATGCGTGATGTGCAAGCGCACGGCGGAGGCGCAGAACGCCGAACGCGGGCGAGCCCTGAACAGCGGCATCGTGCTGCTGTTTGTCCCGGCGATGGCCGTGCTGGGCGGACTCGCCGTGCACGCGCGCAGGTCGTCCCGCGATTGA
- a CDS encoding cytochrome c oxidase subunit 3: MSPHASSSPFAAGSKKFGMWLFIASDALTFATFLVSYTYLRIANPDWPLPFAFSPGVVFATVMTLVLLTSSLTMVAAVHAMREGQSARATRWLLATMAGGTAFIALHLTEWAHLMRDEHVLPWTNSWGQPLFGATFFTLTGLHMLHVAAGVIYIATIAAGMSRAKWSEEDVEVCGLYWHFVDLVWMFIFPLVYLMSVKP, encoded by the coding sequence ATGAGCCCGCACGCATCGAGTTCGCCCTTCGCCGCCGGTTCAAAGAAGTTCGGGATGTGGCTGTTCATCGCCTCCGATGCGCTCACGTTCGCCACGTTCCTCGTTAGCTACACCTACCTCCGCATCGCGAACCCGGACTGGCCGCTGCCGTTCGCATTCTCGCCAGGCGTCGTCTTCGCCACCGTGATGACGCTCGTGCTGCTCACTTCGTCCCTGACGATGGTGGCCGCCGTCCACGCCATGCGCGAGGGGCAATCGGCCAGGGCCACCCGCTGGCTCCTGGCCACCATGGCTGGCGGCACGGCGTTCATCGCCCTGCACCTTACCGAGTGGGCCCACCTGATGCGGGACGAACACGTACTGCCGTGGACGAATTCGTGGGGCCAGCCGCTGTTCGGCGCAACGTTCTTCACGCTCACCGGCCTCCACATGCTCCACGTCGCCGCTGGCGTGATCTACATCGCGACTATCGCCGCGGGCATGTCGCGGGCGAAATGGAGCGAGGAGGACGTGGAGGTCTGCGGCCTCTACTGGCACTTCGTCGACCTCGTTTGGATGTTCATCTTCCCGCTGGTCTACCTGATGAGTGTGAAACCATGA
- a CDS encoding cbb3-type cytochrome c oxidase subunit I — MTAKGSFLRRYVFSTDHKVIGLQYYFLALFAALLGMLLSVAMRLHLVYPNAKVPFLEGGMVTPELYLSLMTMHGTIMVFFVLTTAPQSGFGNYFIPLQIGAKDMAFPRLNMLSFWTTFAGLATLLSAFFVPGGAPLSGWTAYPPLSAVGQIAGPGQGLGQDLWLVSIALFSAASLMGSINFIATLLDLRASGLGLMQLPLSCWGWLSAALVSLLAFAVLIPAGVLMLLDRNLGTSFFLPAGLVVSDRALEHAGGSPLLWQHLFWFFGHPEVYIVILPAMGIISTVLATMSRKAIFGYRAMVYAMLSIVVLGFLVWGHHMFVSGMSPYSGIAFSMVTMAVAVPSAIKTFNWIGTIWGGSLRMDTPMLFALGFVSLFVSGGITGIFLGQPAVDLYFHDTYFVVGHFHMIMGVAAVFAIFTGTYYWFPRMFGRTMNETLGRIHFYVTFLGVYAIFVPMHFAGFVGNPRRYPDFQEFEFLNPLRTLHVFMSHSAMTTAAIQFVFVANLFYSIWRGAKADANPWEAPTREWQD; from the coding sequence GTGACAGCGAAAGGGAGCTTCCTCCGGCGCTACGTCTTCAGCACGGACCACAAAGTAATCGGGCTCCAGTATTACTTCCTGGCGCTGTTCGCCGCACTCCTCGGGATGCTGCTCTCGGTAGCCATGCGCCTGCACCTCGTTTATCCAAACGCCAAGGTCCCGTTTCTCGAGGGCGGCATGGTGACGCCGGAGTTGTACCTCTCGCTGATGACGATGCACGGCACCATCATGGTGTTCTTCGTGCTCACCACGGCGCCGCAGAGCGGCTTCGGAAACTACTTCATCCCGCTGCAGATCGGCGCGAAAGACATGGCCTTCCCGCGCCTGAACATGCTTTCGTTCTGGACGACGTTCGCGGGCTTGGCCACGCTGCTTTCGGCGTTCTTCGTGCCCGGCGGAGCGCCCCTCTCCGGCTGGACGGCGTATCCGCCGCTCAGCGCGGTCGGCCAGATCGCTGGGCCCGGACAGGGCCTCGGGCAGGATCTTTGGCTCGTGAGCATCGCTCTTTTTTCCGCGGCGTCACTGATGGGTTCGATCAACTTCATCGCCACGCTGCTCGATCTTCGCGCGTCCGGCCTCGGCCTGATGCAATTGCCGCTCTCGTGCTGGGGCTGGCTCTCCGCGGCGCTAGTGAGCCTGCTCGCGTTCGCCGTGCTGATTCCGGCCGGCGTTCTCATGCTGCTGGACCGCAATCTCGGCACGAGCTTCTTCCTCCCCGCCGGGCTTGTCGTCAGCGACCGCGCGCTCGAGCACGCCGGCGGCTCACCGTTGTTGTGGCAGCATCTGTTCTGGTTTTTCGGCCATCCCGAAGTCTATATCGTGATTCTGCCCGCAATGGGCATTATCTCCACCGTGCTCGCCACCATGTCGCGCAAGGCGATCTTCGGCTACCGCGCCATGGTCTACGCGATGCTCTCCATCGTCGTACTGGGCTTCCTGGTCTGGGGCCATCATATGTTCGTCAGCGGCATGAGCCCGTACTCGGGTATCGCGTTCTCAATGGTCACCATGGCGGTCGCTGTGCCCAGCGCCATCAAGACGTTCAACTGGATCGGCACGATCTGGGGCGGCAGCCTTCGAATGGACACGCCGATGCTGTTCGCGCTCGGGTTCGTTTCCCTGTTTGTCAGCGGCGGCATCACCGGCATTTTTCTCGGCCAGCCGGCGGTGGACCTCTACTTCCACGACACCTACTTCGTAGTCGGGCACTTCCACATGATCATGGGTGTCGCGGCCGTCTTCGCCATCTTCACCGGCACTTACTACTGGTTTCCGCGGATGTTCGGCCGAACGATGAACGAGACGCTTGGGAGGATCCATTTCTATGTCACCTTCCTGGGCGTCTACGCGATTTTCGTACCCATGCACTTCGCCGGGTTCGTGGGCAATCCACGCCGCTATCCCGATTTCCAGGAGTTCGAATTTCTCAACCCGCTGCGGACCCTGCACGTGTTCATGTCGCACTCGGCAATGACGACCGCGGCCATCCAGTTCGTCTTCGTCGCGAACCTGTTCTACAGCATCTGGCGCGGCGCGAAAGCCGACGCGAATCCGTGGGAGGCGCCCACCCGTGAATGGCAGGACTGA
- a CDS encoding cytochrome c oxidase subunit II, producing MATAALIWLVTLIVAGMFAAGRWWFPEPISAHARAFDSSFALTLWVTGAIFFAAQFVLGWAIWRHRKSSTPVPNPGNEKLEIFWTAAALVLFVGIAAASTSIWSGVHLDPVAANAIRIEAAGKQFAFNFRYPGKDGKFGRTDIKLINDATGNPFGLDDKDPAARDDIATAALRVPAGRPVVLLLKSRDVIHNFFVRELRLKQDLVPGMEIPLAFTADKPGTYSIACSELCGLGHHQMQSSLIVLEPEAFDKWLDDAHAELQIVTNAEAR from the coding sequence ATGGCGACTGCGGCTCTGATCTGGCTGGTGACTCTCATCGTCGCTGGCATGTTCGCCGCCGGGCGGTGGTGGTTCCCGGAGCCGATCAGTGCGCATGCACGCGCCTTCGATTCGAGCTTCGCCCTCACGCTCTGGGTGACGGGCGCAATCTTCTTCGCCGCCCAATTCGTGCTCGGTTGGGCGATCTGGCGGCACCGGAAATCGTCCACACCGGTCCCCAATCCCGGAAACGAAAAACTTGAGATCTTCTGGACGGCGGCCGCGCTTGTCCTGTTTGTCGGCATCGCCGCCGCGAGCACGAGCATCTGGTCCGGCGTTCACCTGGACCCGGTGGCCGCGAACGCAATCCGCATTGAAGCCGCCGGCAAACAGTTCGCTTTCAACTTCCGCTACCCGGGCAAAGACGGCAAGTTCGGGCGCACCGACATCAAGCTGATCAACGACGCGACGGGCAATCCGTTCGGCCTCGACGACAAGGACCCGGCCGCTCGCGACGACATCGCGACGGCGGCCTTGCGCGTGCCCGCCGGGCGGCCGGTTGTGCTGCTACTCAAATCGCGCGACGTGATCCATAACTTCTTCGTCCGCGAGCTTCGGCTGAAGCAGGACTTGGTGCCGGGCATGGAGATCCCGCTCGCGTTCACGGCCGACAAACCCGGGACGTATTCGATCGCATGCTCCGAACTGTGCGGGCTCGGCCACCACCAGATGCAATCCTCGCTAATCGTGCTCGAGCCGGAAGCGTTCGACAAGTGGCTCGATGACGCACACGCCGAACTGCAAATTGTCACGAACGCGGAGGCCCGGTGA
- a CDS encoding tetratricopeptide repeat protein, protein MIHTLLSAAILVAAIPAARAQDPVVAAPTTPRPEPPVVTTEMRGDIAMARKEYRKAIELYQSIQPQTHVTYNKIGIAYHHLMDLNTAKKYYERAVKAKKDYSEALNNLGAVYYARRSYRRAVSWYNKALKVAPNSASIHSNLGTAWFARKKYDRAAKEYQVALNLDPEVFEHRGTTGVLLQERSVQERAKFHYYLSRVYARAGMAERCLLYMRKALEEGFKDRKKFVEDPEFAAMQEVPEFQALLQLEPRVL, encoded by the coding sequence ATGATCCACACCCTGTTGTCCGCTGCGATCCTGGTAGCGGCCATCCCCGCCGCCAGAGCCCAGGATCCCGTCGTCGCGGCGCCCACCACCCCGCGTCCCGAACCTCCCGTCGTCACCACGGAGATGCGAGGCGACATCGCCATGGCCCGAAAGGAGTACCGGAAGGCGATCGAGCTCTACCAATCCATCCAGCCTCAGACGCACGTCACCTACAACAAGATTGGCATCGCGTATCACCACCTGATGGATCTCAACACGGCGAAGAAGTACTACGAAAGGGCTGTCAAGGCCAAGAAGGACTACTCGGAAGCGCTTAACAACCTGGGCGCCGTCTACTACGCAAGACGCAGCTACCGGCGCGCGGTGAGTTGGTACAACAAGGCCTTGAAAGTAGCGCCGAACTCCGCGAGCATCCACAGCAACCTCGGTACCGCTTGGTTCGCGCGCAAGAAGTACGATCGCGCCGCCAAGGAATACCAGGTCGCGTTGAATCTGGATCCCGAGGTATTTGAGCATCGCGGAACCACGGGCGTCCTGCTGCAGGAGCGCAGCGTGCAGGAACGCGCCAAGTTCCACTACTACCTATCACGGGTCTACGCTCGCGCCGGCATGGCTGAGCGCTGCCTGCTGTACATGCGCAAGGCGCTCGAGGAAGGATTCAAGGACCGCAAGAAATTCGTCGAGGATCCCGAGTTCGCCGCCATGCAGGAGGTGCCGGAGTTCCAGGCCCTGCTGCAATTGGAGCCGCGTGTCCTGTAG